AGACGATTGTCAGTATGCAAATCCTTGTGTTATTCGAGGTCTGGAACAGCTGCAATCGTACACGTTCCAAGTGCGGGCAGAGAACACGAAAGGCAAGAGCGCGGTGAGCAACGCCTTAACGGCGTCTACCGTCGTCGATCTGTCCCGAATTCCAGAGCCGAAACAGGTGACGTTCGAGCCCAAAACCAAGACGATCTCGTTCAACGTCGACTCGCAATTGCCTTTGATGGCCATGGTGGAGAGCCGCATCGAAGGCGATTGGGCCCTTTCGCAAAAGATTTCCGTCCGATCGCCCGTCAGCCGCGAAGTGCTGGACTTGGTGAAAGATGACGTCGATGATGTCCGCATTAAATTGTGTCTCGAAATGAACACGACGCTGTGCAGCGAGGCCGTGGTGGCCGTGACGGGTGACCTCATTCAAGAGCCGACCAAAGCGCTGACTGAATTGCCGGCCAAGTACATGGTGGCCATCATCGTGGCATGCGTCGTTGGGTCCCTCGTCTTCGTTTTGTTCGCCATCTTTTATTGCTATCGGCGCAAACGGGCGCAAAAATTAAAGAAGCTGCTGGAAATGGAGAAGGCCCATTCGGCCCGTCCGACCATcggccaacagcaacaacaacagcagcaaccgcCTCCGCCTTACTACGCCGGACTGGAGAATAAAGGACGCGATCAAAGTTTGATGAATACGAGTCACGGCAGTATGCTGGACGATGCGGCCAGCAAGAACGCCCTGTACGCTACCCAAAATGGTTATGGCTACGCCGTGGCCAGCGCTCAGAATAACGGACATGCCAACGGCGATTGTAAGtcccattttcatttgatttattttgatttatttgaaaTAATGGATAAACTTTAAATTAGGGGTCAATATGGCGTACACGGAACACAGTTATTCCAATTCGAACAATGGCGGCTCTGTCAATTCTCAAGACTCTTTGTGGCAGTTGAAATTGGCTAGCCAAAATGGCGGCGTTGGCGGAGTGAATGGAGGCGATCACCAATTGGGCAATGGAACGCTGCCGGGCAGGTCGTACCACTATGACCCAATGACTCACGGCGGGTACGGCGGATTCGAAGATTACAGTCACTACCCGCCCAGCACAGGCGATGATTACATGCAGCGCAATAATTACGGCGTCGTGACGGCCAACGGAGATCCTTACGCCGCTGTCCATAATAATGGTAAACGCGTGGAACATCTCGGTATaatcttttcttatttcattcaCGTGAATGATGAcgctgatttttctttaattcgtTCGTAGAATCGACCTATCACAACGTGAGCGGCTTACCCGATCCTTACATGGAGGCCGAGCCGGAGGAGGTGAAACAGCACCAACAacaccaacagcaacaacagcaaatggCGCCACCGCAGCACATTTCCCTCTCGTTCGACGAATCGCTCGAGAGTGGCTACTCGACGCCCAATTCGCGGAATCGCAGAGTCATCCGCGAGATCATCGTCTAGAGGAAACAGATGctaatattattatttctttaaagatttaCGATTATTAGATGTTGTACAACTCACTTCGTCTCCCTCTCTCGCATCgatctaatttaaaatcaGAAGTGAATGACCTGACAATGTTTTCGCCGTGTGTGCCAAAACACCGTTCGAGGTTTTACCCTTTAACGGAGCGACGACAATCATCACCATTTTCATCACCTGGCCTATTTAATGGCCacaatctttttttggttgattggctaaaacaaaaaacaaattttccctATTTGGTTTTTATGTTTCTTGAAATAACAAATAAGAATTGAGTTTGGATTGTGATAGGAAGGCTCAAAGAAGGATATTCATGTGCTGCCCTCTAGTGGGAAAATGGGGGAATTGCTTGcctgttatttgttttgtcgcCATTTTGATCTCGCtgaaatgaagggaaaaacaaaaaacggaaagaagGGAATACTGGACCTGGTCCTCATCAGTTAGAGGTCTTGCTTATAAATagttaataaataatgaagttctatttgattttcaaaaaaagcgaTGGCATAACcgacaacaaattcattttcgaaaaaaaattaaaaaaaaagtgcgatgCTTTATTCGAATGTCGCCATCATCGACTAGTtatacaatattttttgtgtttgttttctaattgttTTGTGACCATTTCCGTTCAAGCGTCGTGTACATAAGAAGCAACATTGTCCACCCCCCTGAAGTTACCCCCTCATCCTTCCCGAAtgtctctaaaaaaaaaaaattcgtttttgtaTATAGGACGTGAGAAGAAATATTGCAATTCAAACAGAGGATTTCTTTCAATGAAATCCATCGCAACTCTGTACTTCTAGATGCATGCCAATTTTTTCTCTGCATtccttaatgtttttttttttaatgttttgtctCCTTCCTTGTTTTTTCCCGGAGACATGAATGGacacaaaaatgaacaatTATCAACGGACGAATGCTCAAATTGCTTCCTTCCAAACGTGAACCCTCGTGctgctcttttctttccaccatattttttttacaacatgtCCATCTGTTTTGACCCTagttttttccattttgtttattcgttttatttttcgttgttgtacagtttttctatttgtaaagttgattcataaaaaaaagaaaaacaagaataaatgcCGTAGAAGCAACTTAGactttaaataattcaataaagtCTGGTGCAAATTAATGCAACTGAAGACTATTGAAACGGAAAGCGTTTGagatgaatttaaaaattaatattgAATTAGATTCTTAGAAAATTTGTTGATTGGTTAAGATTTGTTGTATGTGAATTCATACTTCGTGCGCTTAGAAAAGCCTAGCCCTCTGGCGTCTTTTTGGTCAACTATTTTCGCACAACGATGCCATAtctagattttcaaaaatattgttCGAAATAAGAACATCTGGCAATGCCCCAGCGACTTCCGTCCTTGCCAAGTGGAATGAGTCATTTGGAAATGTGCAGAAATGGCGACTTGTTCTAGCCTTCTTAAATCTGAAATTGTGTACATTGAGGCGCGTGTGCTTCTTATTAATTTTCGACATGgggattttaattttcataatCGTTTTTAGTTGTGCTGTTGTAGCATATAATCAgcataaaattagaaaattaacATTATTTCCAAATTAAAGACAATTCCATTGGAAGGGCAAAGGTTTTGATGAGAACACGTGCGGGGAACCGTAAATCTAATTGCTGAAATGTGTAGTGCATTAAGTAAAGAGAGGATAGCTGTACATTGCCAAAACCCGTTAATCTTTTGGTTAAACATAATCTACAAATTCAATGATGAGTGAAAGAGGTAATATGGAAATAACTAAATTTGCTAATCAAAATTCCAGAAATTCTTTTCATAGAAATGTTTAACAAGAAATGGATTGATATCCAAAAGTGATGTGATGTGCCCTGTAGTAACTGATTCGTGAATTTGAACTGCAACAAAGCAGCATCTAGTTCGAAGGGATTTACAAGATATCTGCTCGCTTAAGGCAAGGTTAGCTGAAGTATTAGCTTTAGGGACATGTTTAGGTAAGAACACTTTCATGTTTAAAAAACTTTGTCATGTGCCTCTTCCAAACAGTGCATGTTGCCTTAAAGTAGAGTGTGTAATCTAAAcaatttctatttgttttacAGATAACCGAGGAGAGTGGTAACTCTTTAATGGCTGTTTTCTATTGACCAATTTCACAGCACTGTCATACAGCTGATTGCTGCAGAACACAGGGAATGTGCAGAAGTGATGTAATCCATCAGGGTTTAAAGTAAGAcattcatttgcttttttgagaATGCCAATCTATATTTGTGTGAGACTACAAGAattttatctattttattAGGCCCAATTTTCagttctgtattttttttcaaaaaagtttTAGTAGTTAACCATGTCTCATTTCTTACTTTgataacgattttttttacttaacgcGAGTAATAACTTCCTCCTCTTACCTAGGGAAAGTGCTTAGTAAAACTATAAATGGCTGAGGAGCTCTTGTATGTGGGCAGATGCATGGCGGAAAGCTTCGTTTTCCCAACTGCGCCGATTTTTATATTCAGAACGCCTATCAGGTCGCAAAGGTGAGTTACTTGAAACATATATTaattaaatgaaacaaatctAAAGATAGCAGGCCATGGATATAGAATTATTTCTTAAAGGTAATTGTGTCAACTTCCCACATTGTGAGACAAGGTTGTGTACTTGGAAAAACGTTAATGTACAGAATTACCTCTGTTGATTTATAATCTTGCGTACTGTTACTTGAAAATAACTTGCTGAACGTAATAATGTTAGAAACTTACTATGTATTTAAAGATTCTGTTGGACTCTGGTCCACAGGTCacttctaattttttttcgaacattttattttattgtcaTGGCTATCCATTAATTGCTTTGGTAACTGCCAAATACGTTTGGCTTCTGTCTTTTCTGTAGGCAATCCAATCTGATATTACGACCCATTCAAGTTTGCTACGTCCATCACGATACGATCGCTTCAGGTAGAAATGCAAACGTTCGCGCATCCGTTGACCTCACTTTAAACTTACAGCAAAAGTACGGCAATAATTacttaaataataaaaataataatcaccAGTAAAAGCTTCTTAGTATAATTTCATTGCCTTTTTGCAGGTTTTCAGATAGTGCTATGTTTGCTTTACGAAGAAAATTTCCGGACTTGTAGAGAAATGTTACATAACCAAACCAAGTACTAAATCTATTTCTTTCCCGTCATTCTTAATATTTAGTCCAAATATTTTCTGTCGTTACAACCCACATTTAGATATTTGTCGAATTCAGCACACAGCTGTGAACTTCTACCAAACCAGTCGATGGTAAGAATAAAAGATAAGAGAAAGTAGCTTAAGAGCAGTCTGGTcaaaagttttgtttcatgTCTGATGAATTCACCTTAGTACGGACGATGACGTAACGGCGCTGGATCCGGATGTGACATCAGTTTTTCCAGTTTGGATTAACATGGCGATGTGTCAGGTATttacataaattttaaatagttaTCATCTCTTAAAAACTGACGTATCATTTTCTGCAGAAGCAGGTGGAAATGCTAAATTTCTATACGAAGCGGATCCCTGTGTTTTTTCTGCTGGACTTGTGATGTAAATCAGCTGTAAACCTCGCCGCGATTGGATCGAAATGATAAGGTTAGTAACCCTATTCTGAGTAGTCACCTTTTTACGCGGTTGCATTTGATAGTAGACCTGATAAGggtactgtttgaatgttaaTTTTCAAAGGTTGCGTTCTTATCCTAAAATCCCTGTGTTTTCCGTCGTTGTGCGCCAGAAAACGTTAAATTTTGTGGCGTGTTGGGATCTTCATCTATTGTAAATAATCAAATCGCGTTCGTAGTTACTTTGATGTTAGAGAATGCTATCGAGCACCTATGGACCAGCATTATCTGATGGCCTAAGTAAATGTGTCCATTTGATTCAGCCGCAGCTTTACACACGAAGTAAACTTTTCTATGCGAGGCCAAATTATGTTTGGCCGTTTATTTCTACCACATCAATAAGTTAGGAAAAGGCGAGTTTGCTGCCATAACGGTTTTTCACATACGCACAGGTGTAATTGAAGTCAACTTTCTCCAAACCAAGTCAGAAATTCTATTTGAAGTTGAATTCCCAGTCTACAGTGTATTGGACTAACTTTCAATTAtgtttatataataatttccATAGCAAACGATTGCGACTACAGCATTTCATTGGATGTTGTTACCTTTCCGTGGCCTTAGGTTCACAGCTGCAAAAATCAATACCGTTTTTGTTGATTAATTAATAGCAAGGTCTAGCTTGTCAAATAGTTCCATGATTTCCTCCAAGTTAtcttttttgtaatttttgcgTAAGAGAACCTTCGCGTCGTAACCGTTGGATTTAATCTCAATTCCTAGTTCAATTAAATATTTGACCGCGTCGAATAGGTTTTCATTGGAATTAGATTTGCACAGGAAATGCAGCGCATTCCTTCCgtttttgtcctttgcatgGCTATCAGTTCCAAGGTGAATCAACAGTTTGATggcttcaattaaatttgtgctTGCATTTTCCTTGCAAAGAACATGGAGTGCGTTAGTTCCGTTGTCACtctttgcgtttacgtcgattccgagttggatcaACTtatcgattccatccattaaatttgaggagGAATTGTTAccacacaggaaatggagtgcgtttacCCCGTTGTTGCtctttgcgtttacgtcgattccgagttggattaacttttcgattccatcaattaAATATGAGGAGAAATTATTTGCGCACAGGGTATGGAGTGCGTTTAATCCAttgtcatcctttgcgttcacgtcgattccgagttggatcaACTTTTCGATTGCATCAATTGgatttgaggatgaattgcTTCTGCAAAGAGCATGGAGTGCGTTTAATCCAttgtcatcctttgcgttcacgtcgattccaaGTTGAATTAACTTATCGAttgcgtcaattaaatttgaggatgaattcgTTGCGCAGAGGgcatggagtgcgtttgttccGTTGTTGCGCCTTGCGTTCACGCCGATTCCGAGTTGatttaacttttcgattccatccattaaatttgaggatgaattcgTTGtgcacaggaaatggagtgcgtttgttccgttgtcgctctttgcgtttacgtcgattccgagttgaattaacttttcgattccatccattaaatttgaggagGAATTGTTAccacacaggaaatggagtgcgtttacCCCGTTGTTgccctttgcgttcacgtcgattccgagttggattagtttttcgattccatcctttaaatttgaggatgaattctTCGTGCACAGGTTATGGAGTGCGTTTAATCCAttgtcatcctttgcgttcacgtcgattccgagttggattagcTTTTCGATtgcatcaattaaatttgtggatgaattCCACGTGCACAGGgcatggagtgcgtttgccCCGTTGttatcctttgcgttcacgtcgattccgagttggattaacttttcgattccatccattaaatttgcgGATGAATTCTTTGCGCACAGGTtatggagtgcgtttgttccgttgtcgcgccttgcgttcacgtcgattccgagttggattaacttgtCGATtccgtcaattaaatttgtggatgaattgTTTAAGCACAGGCAATGGAGTGCGTTCGCTCCGTCGTCGCgccttgcgttcacgtcgattccaaGTTGGATTAATTtatcgattccatccattaaatttgaggatgaattgttaccACACAGAAAATGTAGTGCGTTTGCTCCGTTGTCGCTCTTTGCatttacgtcgattccgagtttgATTAACTCATCGATtgcatccattaaatttgggGATGAATTTCTTGCGCACAGGAGATGTAGTGTGTTCAATCCGTTGTCAGTCcttgcgtttacgtcgattcctagTTGGATTAACTTGCCAATTGCGTCTATTAACTTTAAGCTTGAGTTGTTTGCACACAAAGTGTGGAGTACGTTATAGCGGTATTTATCTTCTGCATTAACATCATTTCCGTTTTTGATTAAGAACTCGATTGCATCAGTCAAATaagggcttgaattgtatgcGCACAAATAATGGAGTGCGTTTCGTCCGTCGTTGTCTCTTGTTTTCACATCTAGTCCTCCTTGAAGTAAACGCTCGATTGTGCCAATGAAATTAGTGTACGAAAGGTGTACGCGGCGGAAATGGAATGCGGTAAATCCGCCGCTACTCTTAGCGTTCATGTCGTTTCCGAGTTGAACTAACTTATTGATTGCTCCAAATAAATTTAAGGATGAATTCTTTGAGCagaggaaatggagtgcgtttaaTCTGTCGATGATTTTTGCGTTCTCGTCGATTCCGATTTGGATTAATTCTTCCGTTTCGCCAAATAAATTTGATGATGAATTGCCTTTGCACAGGAAATGGATCGCATTCCTTCCATTTTTGTCCTTGGCATGGATATCAATTCCAAGGTGGATCAAAAGTTCgatgttttcaattaaatttgggcttgaattgttctCACACATGTAATGGAGTGCGTTTCGTCCGATGTCGTCAGCTGTATTTATATCTACTTCGTTCTTAAGTAAACCGTTGAttgcgtcaattaaatttgatgaTGAATTGGAAGCACAGAGGAAATGGAGGGCGTTTGCTCCGAATT
The window above is part of the Daphnia carinata strain CSIRO-1 chromosome 7, CSIRO_AGI_Dcar_HiC_V3, whole genome shotgun sequence genome. Proteins encoded here:
- the LOC130694563 gene encoding LOW QUALITY PROTEIN: protein turtle homolog B-like (The sequence of the model RefSeq protein was modified relative to this genomic sequence to represent the inferred CDS: substituted 1 base at 1 genomic stop codon), with protein sequence MTTLNFICLLRFIQTDVLSARQNSEGTYFCQPNNDLGTGSSSYVHLRVFQPPRFIGQLPPVLQKKAQDADFNVTCSAQGKPKPSITLLKDGVEMLPGSSSDAYEXMTDKSEGRNAIFTVRSTRRFHGSERPALSQLTADDRGVYTCAFENQIRRIESTLTLKIEHAPILLDHRPKVASNVGSSSVLLLCQVQAYPRPNFEWSLRDVPIIGGDSKYEMNVTSITTNGNDIYQGILRINDVKESDNGDYTCKMWNAEGENAAAVRLQATSAPEKATNLRIVQSGYDSLTLEWDEGFNGGFENTIYTVLYRAVSSSSDAGQQQEDDCQYANPCVIRGLEQLQSYTFQVRAENTKGKSAVSNALTASTVVDLSRIPEPKQVTFEPKTKTISFNVDSQLPLMAMVESRIEGDWALSQKISVRSPVSREVLDLVKDDVDDVRIKLCLEMNTTLCSEAVVAVTGDLIQEPTKALTELPAKYMVAIIVACVVGSLVFVLFAIFYCYRRKRAQKLKKLLEMEKAHSARPTIGQQQQQQQQPPPPYYAGLENKGRDQSLMNTSHGSMLDDAASKNALYATQNGYGYAVASAQNNGHANGDWVNMAYTEHSYSNSNNGGSVNSQDSLWQLKLASQNGGVGGVNGGDHQLGNGTLPGRSYHYDPMTHGGYGGFEDYSHYPPSTGDDYMQRNNYGVVTANGDPYAAVHNNGKRVEHLESTYHNVSGLPDPYMEAEPEEVKQHQQHQQQQQQMAPPQHISLSFDESLESGYSTPNSRNRRVIREIIV
- the LOC132088149 gene encoding putative ankyrin repeat protein RF_0381 translates to MLIQLGIDVKAKSGEFGANALHFLCASNSSSNLIDAINGLLKNEVDINTADDIGRNALHYMCENNSSPNLIENIELLIHLGIDIHAKDKNGRNAIHFLCKGNSSSNLFGETEELIQIGIDENAKIIDRLNALHFLCSKNSSLNLFGAINKLVQLGNDMNAKSSGGFTAFHFRRVHLSYTNFIGTIERLLQGGLDVKTRDNDGRNALHYLCAYNSSPYLTDAIEFLIKNGNDVNAEDKYRYNVLHTLCANNSSLKLIDAIGKLIQLGIDVNARTDNGLNTLHLLCARNSSPNLMDAIDELIKLGIDVNAKSDNGANALHFLCGNNSSSNLMDGIDKLIQLGIDVNARRDDGANALHCLCLNNSSTNLIDGIDKLIQLGIDVNARRDNGTNALHNLCAKNSSANLMDGIEKLIQLGIDVNAKDNNGANALHALCTWNSSTNLIDAIEKLIQLGIDVNAKDDNGLNALHNLCTKNSSSNLKDGIEKLIQLGIDVNAKGNNGVNALHFLCGNNSSSNLMDGIEKLIQLGIDVNAKSDNGTNALHFLCTTNSSSNLIDGIEKLIQLGIDVNAKSNNGVNALHFLCGNNSSSNLMDGIDKLIQLGIDVNAKSDNGTNALHVLCKENASTNLIEAIKLLIHLGTDSHAKDKNGRNALHFLCKSNSNENLFDAVKYLIELGIEIKSNGYDAKVLLRKNYKKDNLEEIMELFDKLDLAIN